In the Leptospira sp. WS4.C2 genome, one interval contains:
- a CDS encoding EAL domain-containing protein, which yields MFTTESTEGSQFWNETYFVPHFQPIVNAINRSISAYEVLGRQFNPEKNSYHSLGELFHNRDQDPVPVYNIDRILREKAVQTLKESSLRTKLFFNMMPNFLSRVHHTDLFAENFHIIQLIEKYGIDRNQVVIEITEDEFDGSIDRLIQIVQIFRDYGLKIAIDDLGTGFSNLERIGYLHPDIMKVDIRIMRESLNKNSFKQVLGAISEMSQKLGSQLLFEGIETEEEVNLALSMGANLLQGYYFSTPNPHFLNRNTFSDKMKTVLENFSSVRSRELREKGMREQRIIDQLQDLFYELSDTKEDDFSYRFGQILGSLPREILKVFVCDQEGYQITPTYDLDRMNGGYLERSRQIGNNYAWKPYFLKHKEESDRFRKKWGVTYPLYDISNQNQYVIFTFSLMDGKILIAQVGWSE from the coding sequence ATGTTCACAACGGAATCAACGGAAGGAAGCCAGTTTTGGAACGAGACATACTTTGTCCCTCATTTCCAACCCATCGTCAATGCGATCAATCGCTCCATTTCTGCTTACGAGGTGCTCGGCCGGCAGTTCAATCCTGAGAAAAACTCTTACCATTCATTAGGTGAGCTTTTCCACAATCGGGACCAGGATCCGGTTCCGGTCTACAATATCGATCGGATTCTTAGGGAAAAGGCAGTGCAGACCTTAAAAGAAAGTTCCCTACGCACCAAACTCTTTTTCAATATGATGCCGAACTTCCTGTCTCGGGTCCATCATACGGATTTATTTGCAGAAAACTTCCATATCATCCAACTCATCGAAAAGTATGGAATTGATCGCAACCAAGTGGTCATTGAAATCACTGAGGACGAATTTGATGGTTCGATTGACCGCCTCATCCAAATTGTGCAGATCTTTCGGGACTATGGGCTCAAAATTGCCATCGATGATTTGGGAACTGGATTTTCCAATTTGGAGAGGATTGGCTATTTACACCCCGATATCATGAAGGTCGACATTCGCATTATGAGAGAAAGTTTGAATAAAAATTCTTTCAAACAAGTCCTTGGTGCGATTTCGGAAATGTCCCAGAAACTCGGAAGCCAACTTCTCTTTGAAGGAATTGAAACTGAAGAAGAGGTGAACCTGGCCCTATCTATGGGAGCCAATCTTTTGCAAGGGTACTACTTTTCGACCCCGAACCCACATTTTCTGAACCGCAATACTTTCTCCGATAAAATGAAAACAGTCCTAGAAAACTTTTCTAGCGTTCGTTCTAGGGAACTTCGGGAAAAGGGAATGCGGGAACAGAGGATCATTGACCAACTCCAAGACCTTTTCTACGAACTTTCGGATACCAAAGAAGATGATTTTTCTTACCGGTTTGGACAAATCCTTGGTTCTTTACCAAGAGAAATCCTCAAGGTCTTTGTCTGTGATCAGGAAGGTTACCAAATCACTCCCACTTACGATTTGGATCGTATGAATGGTGGGTATTTGGAACGTTCCCGCCAAATTGGAAATAACTATGCTTGGAAACCTTATTTTCTTAAACACAAAGAGGAATCGGATCGGTTTCGGAAAAAATGGGGTGTGACGTATCCACTCTATGATATTTCGAACCAAAACCAATATGTGATATTTACCTTCTCTTTGATGGACGGAAAGATCCTGATTGCCCAGGTAGGTTGGTCGGAATAG